The following are encoded together in the Paenibacillus pabuli genome:
- a CDS encoding DNA-methyltransferase produces the protein MDIRNKIFIGDNTKVSAQLPKKSVNAIVTSPPYYNLRDYGVDGQLGSEDTPRAFVENLVRLFGVGHLHDVLRDDGTLWVNLGDSYNNGATVPADPQGMHGVIKPGDLIGTPLMFAYAMRDAGWYLRSTIIWEKPQGKPESVYDRPTNNFEYFFMFSKVGTGEYYYDYEAIAEPYIDDAKEMARRSNSGLAKALGSQLNLEDLRRKNRRAVWRDLYPEIEEAYQKYPPELVREVVLTFSAMLGLEIPDDPNFLSIPCADIWKIRPQMQTDGHPAPYPPELVRRCILAGCPEGGVVLDPFFGSGTTGYQATGLKRYFTGLELNRHFAVDIAFKKVGGEIITDFADEELTIAHDSKVEEIILSRRRKIVEEPVEKAVKEPKEKVPKEPKEPKVKAPKPPKVVKPKVTVEDKLAALEL, from the coding sequence ATGGATATTCGGAATAAAATATTTATCGGAGATAATACAAAGGTTTCGGCTCAATTGCCTAAAAAATCGGTGAATGCAATTGTAACTTCACCTCCTTATTACAATTTACGTGATTATGGTGTGGATGGGCAGTTAGGTAGTGAGGACACACCTCGTGCATTCGTAGAAAATCTTGTTCGACTGTTTGGTGTAGGTCACTTGCATGATGTGCTCCGTGATGACGGAACTTTATGGGTCAACTTGGGTGACAGTTATAATAATGGGGCAACTGTTCCTGCAGACCCACAAGGAATGCACGGAGTTATTAAACCTGGTGACCTTATCGGGACACCTTTGATGTTTGCATATGCAATGCGAGATGCCGGTTGGTATTTACGATCAACTATTATTTGGGAAAAACCTCAAGGTAAGCCTGAATCAGTTTACGATAGACCTACTAATAATTTTGAATACTTCTTCATGTTCAGTAAAGTAGGTACTGGAGAATATTACTACGATTACGAAGCAATCGCTGAACCTTATATTGATGATGCAAAAGAAATGGCACGTCGATCAAACTCAGGCCTAGCTAAGGCACTTGGATCTCAGCTCAATTTGGAAGATTTACGGAGAAAGAATCGTCGTGCAGTATGGCGTGACTTGTATCCAGAAATTGAAGAAGCATACCAAAAATATCCACCTGAACTTGTACGTGAAGTCGTCCTTACATTTTCTGCAATGCTCGGATTGGAAATACCGGATGATCCGAATTTCTTGAGTATTCCTTGTGCTGATATCTGGAAGATTCGTCCACAAATGCAGACTGATGGTCACCCTGCACCATATCCTCCAGAACTTGTTCGACGTTGTATCTTAGCAGGTTGTCCAGAAGGTGGGGTAGTACTTGACCCATTCTTCGGTAGTGGTACTACTGGATATCAAGCAACTGGATTGAAACGGTACTTTACAGGATTAGAACTTAACCGTCATTTCGCTGTAGATATTGCATTCAAAAAAGTTGGTGGTGAAATTATCACAGACTTTGCAGATGAAGAATTGACTATTGCGCATGACTCTAAAGTAGAAGAAATTATTCTATCTAGACGACGTAAAATTGTTGAGGAACCTGTTGAGAAAGCTGTGAAAGAGCCTAAAGAGAAAGTTCCGAAAGAACCTAAGGAGCCGAAAGTTAAAGCTCCTAAGCCTCCTAAGGTAGTCAAACCTAAGGTAACTGTTGAGGATAAACTTGCCGCACTTGAGTTATAA
- a CDS encoding Appr-1-p processing protein, which translates to MITIKHENILNATENIIAHQVNCLGKMGSGIALEIRKAYQIVFYTYTALCRNEAYSDKLLGHCQIVNIGEDKWVANLFGQYDISRSAKMTNERALVTALIYLRDKAAVHGYTIALPYGIGCGNGGGDWEYIYELIGKVFENYQVTLYKYDC; encoded by the coding sequence ATGATAACAATAAAGCATGAAAATATACTTAATGCAACTGAAAATATAATTGCGCATCAGGTAAATTGTTTGGGTAAAATGGGATCAGGTATAGCTCTTGAAATTCGAAAGGCATATCAAATCGTATTTTACACGTATACCGCACTCTGTAGGAATGAAGCTTATTCGGATAAATTACTGGGGCATTGTCAAATAGTCAATATCGGTGAGGATAAATGGGTTGCAAACTTATTTGGGCAGTATGACATTTCGCGAAGTGCTAAGATGACCAATGAGCGTGCTTTAGTGACAGCTTTGATTTATCTGAGAGATAAAGCTGCTGTGCACGGTTATACTATCGCACTACCCTATGGTATAGGTTGTGGCAACGGTGGCGGAGATTGGGAATACATTTACGAACTTATTGGGAAAGTCTTTGAGAACTACCAAGTCACGTTATACAAGTACGATTGTTAA
- a CDS encoding S-layer homology domain-containing protein has translation MKRITSLALALGLLFSALPISSASANSSNFSDINGSWAESVINKWNKQGYIKGYANGTFKPTKSITRAEFVSWFNQFHGLTQSGTAQFADVNPNDWYYQAVSIAVNAGYVGGYTDGKFHPNSPITRQEVAAILTRYLNLNSDSTQTSQYTDKAKIADWAQGSVEAVIASKIMAGYKDKTFKPTFNLTRSEALKVLDLSLVFKVDGNVPGGTTNGTNTGSGTTGNNQSSTATNKTGLLIDKDGTYGPKNGYDVINGDVIITASNVTLNNTKINGNLIITNSNPNAVINLNNVIVYGEVRVQSPGKINATRSDLSKTTLTGGITLNILDGTKVNSIYINGSASLNAPSKLYSEVGLIFITSAVNGQTVNLSGYFGRIEVSGTSNNINFLSGNIRALTIVSGAVNNTFNLASGTIVDNLTVNAAAKFIGKGQIKYGLVTVANVTFEVEPIKYENTYLGIPKTGSSGTVNQVPADDTTVNSSYLVSKVTEAWDLYKVSVEGAAVGQYPTGSKSTLLVAINRGQNLLLTRSRTQAQVNNEITALTSAMSTFRSKLNQTSNLATLQAKVNEAKQLHSYALEGTEFGNYEPGAKIKLQQAIDVASSFIVTDIIRTQAEIQAQVTTLTTAMTEFESKKVGKGDIATLTALVAESRTLYDNALEGIYTGHYTPGSKSTFLVSLYKAEGVLANSATRSQSDIDSAIATLTRAKAEFENSRVVYSDINVVNTEIYKYQPDVSIASTPAGTDVTGQILQLKPGLVVDDSATVKVLRVNHQDGYASAKYLKVVGDQVVVAETNNSGLPVKETVTFRVYKNLTEKTFTVTVTLN, from the coding sequence ATGAAACGCATAACTTCTTTAGCCCTTGCCTTGGGACTATTATTCTCCGCATTACCAATCTCCTCTGCATCTGCAAATTCCTCAAATTTCTCCGATATCAATGGCTCCTGGGCAGAGTCAGTTATCAACAAATGGAACAAACAGGGTTATATCAAAGGGTATGCCAACGGTACATTCAAGCCGACCAAGTCAATCACACGGGCTGAATTCGTTTCCTGGTTCAATCAATTCCATGGACTAACTCAATCAGGTACTGCACAATTTGCCGATGTTAATCCAAATGACTGGTATTACCAAGCGGTCTCAATTGCTGTGAATGCAGGCTATGTCGGAGGTTATACTGATGGTAAATTTCATCCCAATTCTCCCATCACACGTCAAGAAGTAGCTGCAATTTTGACACGGTATTTGAACTTAAATTCTGATTCGACTCAAACTTCACAGTATACGGATAAGGCTAAAATTGCTGATTGGGCACAAGGTTCTGTCGAAGCGGTAATTGCGAGTAAAATTATGGCAGGCTATAAGGATAAAACTTTTAAGCCGACTTTTAATTTAACGCGATCCGAAGCGTTGAAGGTTCTGGATTTATCATTGGTATTTAAGGTGGATGGTAATGTGCCAGGTGGTACGACTAATGGAACGAACACTGGTTCCGGAACTACTGGCAATAACCAATCATCTACTGCAACTAATAAAACTGGACTTCTGATCGACAAGGATGGCACTTATGGGCCGAAGAATGGCTATGACGTTATTAATGGCGATGTGATTATCACGGCCAGTAATGTCACTTTAAATAATACGAAAATTAACGGAAATTTGATTATTACGAACAGTAATCCTAATGCCGTGATCAATTTAAATAATGTGATTGTGTATGGTGAGGTTCGCGTCCAAAGCCCTGGTAAGATTAATGCTACCCGAAGTGATTTAAGTAAAACTACGTTAACGGGTGGAATCACTCTTAACATTTTGGATGGAACTAAAGTAAATTCAATTTACATTAACGGTTCAGCTAGTCTCAATGCCCCTTCGAAGCTGTATAGTGAGGTTGGTTTGATTTTCATTACCTCGGCTGTTAATGGGCAAACCGTGAATCTGAGTGGCTATTTTGGACGGATTGAGGTTTCTGGAACTTCAAATAATATCAACTTTCTTTCAGGTAATATCCGAGCACTGACAATTGTATCCGGAGCAGTTAACAATACGTTTAACTTAGCGTCAGGCACTATTGTTGATAATTTAACGGTGAATGCAGCGGCTAAGTTTATTGGTAAGGGACAGATCAAGTATGGACTGGTGACTGTAGCAAATGTCACATTTGAAGTCGAGCCGATCAAGTATGAAAATACTTACCTTGGAATCCCGAAAACTGGTTCCAGTGGGACAGTGAATCAAGTTCCGGCAGATGATACGACAGTCAATTCTAGTTATCTAGTTTCCAAAGTGACGGAAGCTTGGGATTTATATAAAGTTTCGGTTGAAGGTGCGGCTGTTGGCCAATATCCAACTGGATCGAAGTCGACTTTATTGGTAGCGATTAATAGGGGTCAGAACTTACTCCTAACTCGGTCACGGACTCAGGCACAGGTTAATAACGAAATTACGGCATTGACTAGTGCAATGAGTACATTCCGGAGTAAATTGAATCAAACTTCGAATTTGGCAACTTTACAGGCAAAGGTTAATGAAGCTAAGCAACTTCATTCATACGCTCTCGAAGGTACGGAATTTGGCAATTATGAACCCGGAGCGAAGATCAAATTACAGCAGGCAATTGATGTTGCATCTAGTTTCATTGTCACAGATATTATTCGGACTCAAGCTGAAATTCAGGCTCAGGTTACGACATTAACTACGGCTATGACTGAGTTTGAGAGTAAGAAAGTTGGTAAGGGTGATATCGCGACATTGACAGCGTTGGTGGCAGAATCACGCACACTTTATGATAATGCACTTGAAGGCATTTACACTGGACATTATACACCGGGTAGTAAATCAACTTTCTTGGTAAGTTTGTATAAGGCTGAGGGTGTACTTGCTAATTCAGCGACACGGAGTCAAAGTGATATCGACTCTGCTATTGCAACATTGACGCGGGCTAAGGCTGAGTTTGAAAATAGTCGTGTAGTCTACTCTGATATTAATGTCGTCAATACTGAAATTTACAAATATCAGCCCGATGTAAGTATTGCTTCAACTCCTGCAGGCACGGATGTCACGGGACAGATTTTACAGTTGAAACCGGGTTTGGTGGTTGATGACTCAGCAACGGTTAAAGTCTTACGAGTTAATCACCAAGATGGATATGCATCCGCTAAGTATCTGAAAGTAGTCGGTGATCAAGTTGTGGTTGCAGAGACTAACAATAGTGGACTACCAGTGAAGGAAACCGTTACCTTCCGGGTGTATAAGAATTTGACGGAAAAGACATTCACAGTGACAGTAACTTTAAATTAA
- a CDS encoding DUF4326 domain-containing protein — MTTKLVNKHKNDSYDMSIGRGSKWGNDFTHLPVENTSATYQVETLEQALKEYSYSLLMNPELLDQIPELIGKVLGCTCLPNLCHGEVLVNLANAFEKYKADPVKFRTNFQDVTEIYRMASSQRNRAFLSRQQLGLLSSYWIELTSKEKQELTEIDMVLARNIEEFCKSN, encoded by the coding sequence GTGACTACTAAACTTGTAAATAAGCACAAGAATGACAGTTACGACATGTCTATTGGTCGGGGATCGAAATGGGGTAATGATTTTACGCACTTACCTGTTGAAAATACTTCGGCCACATATCAAGTTGAGACACTTGAACAGGCATTAAAAGAGTATAGTTACAGTTTATTGATGAATCCAGAACTTCTAGATCAGATTCCTGAGTTAATTGGAAAAGTATTAGGATGTACCTGTCTGCCTAACCTATGCCATGGTGAAGTTTTGGTGAATCTGGCTAACGCTTTCGAGAAATATAAAGCCGATCCTGTTAAATTTCGAACTAATTTTCAGGACGTAACAGAAATTTACAGGATGGCATCAAGTCAGAGAAATCGAGCTTTTTTATCTCGGCAGCAGTTGGGACTGTTATCGAGCTATTGGATTGAGTTGACTTCTAAGGAGAAGCAAGAACTTACAGAAATTGATATGGTTCTTGCAAGGAATATCGAAGAATTCTGTAAAAGCAATTAA
- a CDS encoding DNA-processing protein DprA: protein MYYRGVASVFDDLDKFVLIVGSRKAKPEELGAAYALARKMVERGMIVVSGLADGVDTYAHRGALDAGGMTVGILANTPEKATYPKSNIDLAERIVDHGALLYPFITPQDETVSWGLNHFQRRLVERDCLQAILCKKIFVVSDSATITGGTRYAVNYGKNAKHDVYRFDTNFKSHANPPAANSGINWETEINLFDRDFQPWTGPVARGQLL from the coding sequence ATGTATTATAGGGGAGTTGCAAGTGTATTCGATGACTTGGATAAATTTGTCCTCATTGTTGGCTCCAGAAAGGCAAAGCCTGAGGAACTTGGTGCTGCATACGCTTTAGCAAGGAAAATGGTTGAGCGAGGTATGATCGTAGTATCCGGACTTGCTGATGGTGTCGATACTTACGCACATCGAGGGGCTTTAGACGCTGGCGGAATGACTGTGGGTATTCTCGCAAATACTCCTGAAAAGGCTACTTATCCAAAATCCAATATCGATCTAGCTGAGCGTATTGTAGATCATGGTGCATTATTGTACCCCTTCATTACACCTCAGGATGAGACCGTAAGTTGGGGATTAAATCACTTTCAGCGACGTCTAGTTGAGAGGGACTGTTTACAGGCTATTTTATGTAAGAAGATTTTTGTAGTCTCAGACTCAGCTACAATTACCGGAGGGACTAGGTACGCTGTGAACTACGGTAAGAATGCTAAACATGACGTGTACCGTTTCGACACTAATTTCAAATCCCATGCTAATCCGCCAGCAGCAAATAGCGGTATTAATTGGGAAACTGAAATAAATTTGTTTGATCGTGATTTTCAACCATGGACTGGACCTGTTGCACGCGGACAGCTACTTTAA
- a CDS encoding nucleotidyl transferase AbiEii/AbiGii toxin family protein: protein MASNSTESIKARLRNLSKSMNIPITFLMKTYFIERFLSRISESEYRDYFLIKGGVFMYANYGATGRMTKDIDFTLKTNTYDVDSMLNIITHIMAHPTDDCVTFDLDTMVVRNTQEAKSVSGYAVSVTAYLGGKGAISERLSFDISYGDIVYPNDIYITFDPLLGMAPITLLCYSYETVIAEKFAAAVGFEGDNTRVKDYYDIYKLSTTMDFDGNNLYKAIYMTFEIREMLNQDFTQKQINFEFLDDMVNNRQHNWERLIYEIPSASELKLSDATAQFSRFLYPLWFAFIHNQYFDYQWNHQTQVWE, encoded by the coding sequence GTGGCAAGTAATAGTACGGAATCTATAAAGGCACGTTTAAGAAATTTATCTAAATCTATGAATATACCAATTACCTTTCTGATGAAAACTTACTTCATCGAGAGATTCTTGTCACGTATTTCTGAGTCTGAATATCGTGATTATTTCTTGATTAAGGGCGGAGTTTTCATGTACGCTAATTATGGTGCAACTGGACGGATGACTAAAGACATAGATTTTACGCTGAAAACCAACACCTATGATGTGGATAGCATGTTAAACATCATTACACATATTATGGCACATCCGACTGATGATTGTGTAACTTTTGATTTAGATACGATGGTAGTACGTAACACTCAGGAAGCTAAATCCGTCAGTGGATATGCAGTAAGCGTCACTGCCTATCTGGGAGGAAAAGGAGCTATCAGTGAAAGGTTAAGTTTTGATATTAGTTATGGGGATATAGTCTACCCTAATGATATTTATATCACATTTGACCCATTGCTTGGGATGGCACCTATCACGCTGTTGTGTTATTCCTACGAAACCGTCATCGCTGAGAAATTCGCTGCGGCTGTTGGATTCGAGGGTGATAACACAAGAGTCAAAGATTATTATGACATTTACAAACTATCTACCACTATGGACTTTGATGGTAATAATCTTTATAAGGCTATCTATATGACATTCGAGATACGTGAAATGCTCAATCAAGACTTTACACAGAAACAGATTAACTTCGAATTCTTGGATGATATGGTAAATAACCGACAACACAACTGGGAACGACTCATTTACGAGATTCCGAGTGCCTCTGAGTTAAAACTAAGTGATGCAACTGCTCAGTTCTCTAGATTTTTGTATCCATTGTGGTTTGCATTTATTCATAATCAGTATTTTGATTATCAGTGGAACCACCAAACTCAGGTTTGGGAGTAG
- a CDS encoding S-layer homology domain-containing protein, which yields MKKFGMAMTAALLATNIVLASFASAEADTTQTKLFNGSGFGTTSQTAASTGTKFKDIKGHWAEASINNAVKAGYVSGYADGTFKPKQEVSRAEFTKMLVMALGLETNGSGTTWYQPSVDAATRAGIYANDFKGDWNKKMPRKEMTLLAVRAGITGYKKDYDINRNLYEGAKAGLIQGTAPGVIAPDGTTTRAQAIVVIERVLSVKSGKTLASDKYATAEAEILWHKTNIYTMLPRYFSSPQYGDFDDSVMSYSIKNGKAVCSIEKFVVIDLDNPKDPNMKYIKNNDLAWLNNKYHKLKDTKNGYAVLAITDLNIKESLNNSSLDVCSISLYNKDWYETPQTSGNAITRSHGVGMWNSKFEQMYFSFDATKPGKYKWISGYVLPKGNFTSKNEFKLHFDQGGSNSDSVPLLTSVLNTKYNQ from the coding sequence ATGAAAAAATTCGGAATGGCAATGACTGCTGCACTCTTAGCTACCAATATCGTACTCGCTTCCTTTGCTTCAGCTGAAGCAGATACAACTCAAACTAAATTGTTTAATGGTTCTGGATTTGGGACTACGTCTCAAACGGCAGCTTCAACTGGAACTAAGTTCAAGGATATCAAAGGTCATTGGGCAGAAGCTTCTATCAATAATGCTGTAAAAGCCGGTTATGTAAGTGGATATGCAGATGGAACATTCAAGCCGAAGCAAGAAGTATCCCGTGCAGAATTTACAAAAATGTTGGTTATGGCTCTGGGATTGGAAACAAACGGCTCAGGTACTACTTGGTATCAGCCATCTGTAGATGCTGCTACTCGAGCAGGAATTTACGCTAATGATTTCAAAGGTGATTGGAACAAAAAGATGCCACGTAAGGAAATGACATTGTTGGCGGTACGAGCAGGAATTACCGGATACAAAAAAGATTACGATATTAACCGTAACTTGTATGAAGGTGCTAAAGCTGGTTTGATCCAAGGTACAGCTCCTGGCGTAATTGCTCCTGACGGTACAACAACACGAGCACAGGCAATTGTCGTAATCGAACGTGTACTTTCAGTAAAGAGTGGTAAAACTCTTGCATCTGATAAATATGCTACCGCAGAAGCAGAAATTCTTTGGCATAAAACAAATATTTACACAATGTTGCCGAGATACTTCAGTTCTCCGCAATACGGAGATTTCGATGATTCTGTAATGTCCTATTCTATTAAAAACGGTAAAGCTGTTTGTTCGATTGAGAAATTCGTAGTTATTGATTTGGATAATCCTAAGGATCCAAATATGAAATATATCAAGAACAACGATCTGGCTTGGTTGAATAATAAGTACCACAAACTGAAAGACACTAAAAACGGTTATGCTGTTCTAGCTATCACTGATCTTAACATTAAGGAAAGCCTCAATAACAGTAGCTTGGATGTATGTAGTATTTCCCTCTATAACAAAGACTGGTATGAGACTCCACAAACATCAGGCAACGCAATTACACGAAGCCATGGTGTAGGTATGTGGAACAGTAAATTCGAGCAAATGTACTTCTCGTTCGACGCAACTAAACCGGGAAAATACAAGTGGATTTCAGGTTATGTTCTACCTAAAGGAAATTTTACATCTAAGAACGAGTTTAAACTTCACTTTGATCAGGGTGGATCAAACAGTGATAGTGTACCTCTACTGACTTCTGTACTTAATACAAAATACAACCAGTAG
- a CDS encoding Asp23/Gls24 family envelope stress response protein, translating to MNGQLGQITVNDTVFKSMAARATLSVEGITEFGSTFSEKVVNLVTRKGNSGINIEVGTEEIAVDMKLVLEYGRNIPETAAKVQKAVRDELQEWTGYRVVEVNVLFVDLNIKTESRELARAR from the coding sequence ATGAATGGGCAATTAGGACAAATCACAGTTAATGATACTGTCTTCAAATCTATGGCCGCTCGCGCTACTTTGAGTGTCGAAGGAATCACTGAATTTGGAAGTACATTCTCTGAGAAAGTCGTAAACCTTGTTACACGTAAAGGTAACAGTGGCATTAATATTGAAGTAGGAACGGAAGAAATCGCAGTAGATATGAAGCTAGTATTGGAATATGGAAGAAATATCCCTGAGACTGCCGCTAAGGTACAGAAAGCTGTACGGGATGAATTACAGGAATGGACTGGCTACCGTGTAGTCGAAGTGAATGTACTATTTGTTGATTTGAATATTAAAACCGAGTCTAGAGAACTCGCACGAGCACGGTAG
- a CDS encoding type IV toxin-antitoxin system AbiEi family antitoxin domain-containing protein, whose translation MTNNYFTYNQLKDRGMSKIDIERSVAEGVYESLGKGIYVDLKFEHACFLPDATYLFKDGIYCLITALDIHGMTLRMPAYYDVASSRNTRDFSNSINTYHLHKFTGFGYKLGVETKIYGGEPVFVYDIEKTICDVILHKDIMNPEDIQYCIDEYRRDRDDFTKLKSYAQILGIADEVGAYL comes from the coding sequence ATGACTAATAACTATTTCACCTATAATCAGTTGAAAGATCGAGGAATGTCTAAGATTGATATCGAACGTAGTGTTGCTGAAGGTGTGTATGAGTCGTTAGGTAAAGGTATCTATGTCGATTTAAAATTCGAACATGCTTGCTTCCTACCTGATGCAACATACCTATTCAAGGACGGAATTTACTGTTTAATCACTGCTCTCGATATTCACGGTATGACTCTGAGAATGCCAGCTTATTATGATGTTGCGTCTAGTCGTAATACTAGAGACTTTAGTAATAGCATCAATACTTATCACCTGCACAAGTTTACTGGTTTTGGGTATAAACTAGGTGTTGAAACGAAGATTTATGGTGGCGAACCTGTTTTCGTATATGATATTGAAAAAACAATTTGTGATGTAATTTTACATAAAGATATCATGAATCCTGAAGATATTCAGTATTGTATTGATGAATATCGCCGCGATCGCGATGATTTTACCAAACTTAAATCATACGCCCAAATTTTAGGCATCGCTGATGAGGTTGGTGCCTATTTATAG